TGGAGACCGTCGAGGTGCCGTTCGAGATCGTCGCCCGAGAGCCGATGCCGGGCGTGCTCGCCTCGCTTCAGAAGGGCAAAGGATCGTCGGCCCGACCCGTCGAAGTCCGACGGACGACCGAGGCCGACCTGGTGCTCCCTTTCAGCTTGAAACTCGGCCCGGGAAAGGACGGCACACCCCGATGGTCGGGCCCGTTCCTTCAAAAGGATTCGCGCGGCGAATTCGTGTACGTCCGGTGGGGACGCTCCGCGGGCGATCCGGCGACGGAGATCAACCGCCGCGCCAAACTCTATCTCCACGACGTCACTGCTGAGATCGCACGGGCCGCGGCGACATCGGGCAAGCCTGTCCGCCTCGTCATCGCTGGCAAGGCCAAAGACGGCTGGCCCGCGTGCCCGACGGTTCCGGTCGTCGTCATGCCCGGTTGACGCCCGTGACACCTCTTGGTACCCGCCACTTTCGAATCGAGGGGAGGCCGTCATTCAAGCCAAGTCCCCTGCTCCTTGAAAGGCTCAACGCTGACGCTCGAACGGAATCTCTGCGTGGGAGAGGGTCTCCTTAGACATAAAAGGTCGCGTGCGTCGCGCTGATCTTCCAACCTTCCGCCGTGCGCTGGAGGAAGAACGTAACGAGCGAGCTGTGCATGCTCCAAGGGATGCCCAACCCGACGATGGCATACCGGCCGTTCGAAGAGTAGCTTGGTGGCGAAGCGTAACCGTAGACCGTCCACTTCTCCAGAGAGGGATCCGCGTTCTTGTCGTCGCGGCGGAAGAGGAACCGGTTCGACTTGTCGGTCACCTTGATCCGCTTGTCCCAAGAGCGACCGGCGAGCGGAGCGATCCCTTGTGGCACGTATCTCGGCCCGGAGTCCGTGTCGGCGTCTTTGATAGCGTCGAGAGACTTCTTGCTGCGCTCGAGCCGCGCAAGTTCGCGACGAAGCCGTTCGACGTCCGCTTTCGTCTCGTGTGCCGTCGTAGCCAGACCCTCGCGAATGCCCTTCAGATCGGCGTCCACGGACTCGCGCAGATGATCGAGGGCCGAGGTGAACGACACGCGCTCTGTTTCCCGGAACTTGGTGCCGAGGACCACGTAGTCCTTGGGTTTCCAGTCTGACGCGTACCACGGCTCGTGTTTGAGGAACGAAAGCATCGCGGTCTGGACGACGTCGCGGTCGTCATCGCTTGCGGGGGCCGCCGTGAGGAGGGCCAGACCAAGCGTCCAAGTCGACATGACCTATTCTAGACGCGCTTCAGACGGCGACCGTTTGGCCCGCGCGTCATTCCACTGACTCGGGGATCGCGACCGGACGCTTCTGCCAAGAAGAGACGCAAGTCGCGATCGTCATGTCACCGATGACGTTCAGCGTCGTGCGGCTCATGTCCAGGATCCGGTCGACCCCGAGCACGATCCCGATGGATTCGGCCGGGATGGCGAATCGTCGGATGACCCCCGTGATCATGGGCCAGGACCCGCCCGGCACGCCCGCCGTACCGATCCCGGCCACGATGGAGAGCCCCATGACGGTCAGTTGCTGGCCAAAGTCCAGTGAGATCCCGTAAAACTGGGCCAAGAAGAGGATGGTGACGCCCTCGAACAGCGCCGTGCCGTTCTGGTTCGCGGTGGCGCCGACCGTAAGGACGAACGACGAGACGTCGCGCGGCAGCCCGACCTCCTCCTCCGCGACGCGCAGCGCTTCTGGCAGCGTGGCGTTCGAGGAACTGGTCGCGAAAGCGGTCAGCATGACCGATTTCGTCTGTCGGAAGAATTCCAGAGGATCGCGCCTGGCCACGAACCTGAGGACCACCGGATAGGTTCCGAACATGTGCAAGGCGAGGCACCCGAGGACCACGGCCGCGTAGACCCCGACGGCGGCCAAAGCATGAAGACCGAGGACGCTCGCGGTCTTGAAGACCAACGCGAACACGCCGAAAGGTGCCAACGACATCGCCATCTCGACGATCCGTTGACACACGGCGAAAAGCCCTTCGAAGAACGACCGTACGGGCATCGCCTTCTCTTCGGGGACGCCTGCCAGGGCCAAACCGAACACAAGGGCGAAGAACATGAAGGGGATCAGCCCGCCGGAGAGGGCGCGCGTCGCTTCGAGCAACGGGTTCTTCGGCACGATGCCGAACACGGGCGGATCGACCTCCGCCGCCTTCTCGGCCGCTCCCTTCTTCCCCGCTTCCTCTTT
This genomic interval from Armatimonadota bacterium contains the following:
- a CDS encoding dicarboxylate/amino acid:cation symporter; the encoded protein is MAKDRKRTPLHTKVAVGLTAGAVTGLAAQALLPGGAKNDGLVWVNDNVMTHIGSAFLAMIFMIVVPLLLSALVLGVAEIGEVAKVGRIGLQALALTVLLSSVAVGIGLAGVNLVRPGDVIPREKREELWAGVNKEEAGKKGAAEKAAEVDPPVFGIVPKNPLLEATRALSGGLIPFMFFALVFGLALAGVPEEKAMPVRSFFEGLFAVCQRIVEMAMSLAPFGVFALVFKTASVLGLHALAAVGVYAAVVLGCLALHMFGTYPVVLRFVARRDPLEFFRQTKSVMLTAFATSSSNATLPEALRVAEEEVGLPRDVSSFVLTVGATANQNGTALFEGVTILFLAQFYGISLDFGQQLTVMGLSIVAGIGTAGVPGGSWPMITGVIRRFAIPAESIGIVLGVDRILDMSRTTLNVIGDMTIATCVSSWQKRPVAIPESVE